Proteins encoded together in one Micromonospora kangleipakensis window:
- a CDS encoding MBL fold metallo-hydrolase — protein MARSAAVPLAPGVWRIPTVGRALVNSYAFVGDDGSVTLVDCGLKRAPARIVRGLAAIGKTPADVTGIVLTHAHPDHAGGAAELSRRTGAPVAAHTADVPYAESGQVPPHDPTITAGRFLARLAGGRFPAVEVACPLADGDVLAVGGGLRVLHTPGHSPGHVSLLHEPTRVLVTGDALFNVAGVRWPVKSFCTDFRMTQRTAHVLGELDYDVAAFTHGPEITNRAREQVRAFLSRLR, from the coding sequence ATGGCGAGATCTGCTGCGGTTCCGCTCGCTCCCGGGGTCTGGCGCATTCCCACCGTCGGCCGAGCCCTGGTCAACTCGTACGCCTTTGTCGGCGACGACGGCAGCGTCACGCTGGTCGACTGCGGGTTGAAACGGGCGCCGGCCCGGATCGTGCGCGGGTTGGCGGCCATCGGAAAGACCCCGGCCGACGTGACCGGGATCGTGCTGACCCATGCCCACCCGGACCACGCCGGTGGGGCCGCCGAACTGTCCCGGCGCACCGGCGCCCCGGTCGCCGCGCACACCGCCGATGTGCCGTACGCCGAATCCGGGCAGGTGCCGCCCCACGACCCGACGATCACGGCGGGACGGTTCCTCGCCCGGCTGGCCGGAGGCCGGTTCCCGGCCGTCGAGGTCGCCTGCCCACTGGCCGATGGCGACGTGCTGGCCGTCGGCGGTGGCCTGCGGGTGCTGCACACCCCCGGGCACTCCCCGGGGCACGTGTCGCTGTTGCACGAACCGACCCGGGTGCTGGTCACCGGCGACGCGCTCTTCAACGTGGCCGGGGTCCGCTGGCCGGTGAAGTCCTTCTGCACGGATTTCCGGATGACCCAGCGCACGGCTCATGTACTGGGCGAACTGGACTACGACGTGGCCGCCTTCACCCACGGCCCCGAAATCACGAACCGCGCCCGCGAGCAAGTCCGGGCCTTCCTCTCCCGTCTGCGCTGA
- a CDS encoding dihydrofolate reductase family protein, translated as MRKISAGLFIALDGVVEAPDQWHFPYYNEEMGAAVDATLGRADTMLFGRRTYDSFAGAWPEREAAGGEDAPFAKKLGDARKIVVSNQQLKFVWRNSEQLQGDLIEAVTALKNETADGTIGMSGSVSVVRQLLAAGLLDELHLLVHPIAVRKGMRLFDEGEPPIPLTLISSQTFKTGVLNLVYSPAESVGNASYEDAKVHLPQHEQ; from the coding sequence ATGAGGAAGATCAGCGCGGGACTGTTCATCGCGCTCGACGGCGTCGTCGAGGCGCCCGATCAGTGGCACTTCCCGTACTACAACGAGGAGATGGGCGCTGCCGTGGACGCCACCCTCGGCAGGGCCGACACGATGCTGTTCGGTCGCAGGACCTACGACAGCTTCGCCGGGGCGTGGCCCGAGCGGGAAGCGGCCGGCGGGGAGGACGCCCCGTTCGCCAAAAAGCTCGGCGACGCCCGCAAGATCGTGGTGTCGAACCAGCAGCTCAAGTTCGTCTGGCGAAACTCCGAGCAGCTGCAGGGCGACCTCATCGAGGCCGTCACCGCGTTGAAGAACGAAACCGCTGACGGCACCATCGGCATGAGCGGCTCGGTCTCCGTCGTCCGCCAGCTGCTGGCCGCGGGGCTGCTGGACGAGCTGCACCTGCTGGTGCATCCGATCGCCGTCCGCAAGGGCATGCGGCTGTTCGACGAGGGCGAGCCCCCGATCCCGCTCACCCTGATCTCGTCGCAGACCTTCAAGACCGGGGTCCTGAACCTCGTCTACTCCCCCGCCGAGTCGGTCGGCAACGCCAGCTATGAGGACGCCAAAGTCCACCTTCCCCAGCACGAACAGTAG
- a CDS encoding D-alanyl-D-alanine carboxypeptidase family protein, with translation MTIIRVTALTLSAILVPPAIAVAPPTRAAAAPYVPCPAVKPPVPPPAIPSSPPVDPAQGAVGGQALATSGLAIPADAPMAPAVTATSWLVADLTSGEVLGGCGSHEHRTPASVQKLLLAAALMPRLDPAQVVEVTRADLHDLDPASSLMGVAEGGRYSIESLWLGLLLRSGNDAANVLARVGGGNAGRQGGVQAMNDEARRLRANQTHAATPSGLDGPGQYTSAYDLALIARATFAREDFRRYIATRVAQIPARPGTPGFEITHDNTLLGIYPGTLGGKTGFTDLARQTYVGVAERNGRRLAVTLLGAETAPLGSFGEAAALLNWGFALPPDASVGRLVAPEEKKYDRPVVPVKGEPHGRAEEPSSFSLPTGLGLGAALVLAVLILAAPWWRTGARRRARQR, from the coding sequence GTGACCATCATTCGGGTTACCGCCCTCACGCTCAGCGCCATCCTGGTTCCGCCCGCTATCGCGGTCGCGCCACCAACGCGGGCGGCAGCCGCGCCGTACGTGCCATGCCCGGCCGTGAAGCCGCCGGTGCCCCCGCCTGCCATACCGTCTTCGCCTCCGGTCGACCCCGCCCAGGGGGCAGTCGGGGGGCAGGCGCTGGCGACGTCAGGACTGGCCATTCCTGCGGACGCGCCGATGGCGCCGGCTGTGACCGCCACCTCGTGGCTCGTGGCGGACCTCACCAGTGGTGAGGTTCTCGGCGGGTGCGGCTCCCACGAGCACCGAACGCCAGCCAGTGTGCAGAAGCTGCTGCTGGCGGCCGCCCTGATGCCCCGCCTCGATCCGGCCCAGGTCGTCGAGGTGACCAGGGCGGATCTGCACGATCTCGATCCGGCCAGTTCGCTGATGGGGGTGGCCGAGGGTGGCCGGTACTCGATCGAGAGCCTATGGCTGGGGCTCCTCCTCAGATCGGGGAACGACGCGGCCAACGTGCTGGCTCGCGTCGGCGGTGGCAACGCCGGTAGGCAGGGCGGAGTGCAGGCGATGAACGACGAAGCGCGCCGGCTGCGCGCGAACCAGACCCACGCTGCGACCCCCTCGGGCCTGGACGGCCCCGGTCAATACACCAGCGCATACGACCTCGCGCTGATCGCGCGGGCCACCTTCGCCCGGGAAGACTTTCGGCGGTACATCGCGACCAGGGTGGCGCAGATACCGGCACGGCCGGGAACGCCGGGGTTCGAGATCACCCACGACAACACGCTGCTGGGCATATACCCCGGAACGCTCGGTGGGAAGACGGGCTTCACCGACCTGGCTCGGCAAACGTACGTCGGCGTGGCCGAACGCAACGGCCGACGGCTCGCGGTGACCCTGCTCGGAGCCGAGACCGCGCCGCTGGGGAGTTTCGGAGAGGCGGCAGCGCTGCTCAACTGGGGCTTCGCTCTTCCTCCCGACGCGTCCGTCGGCCGCCTGGTCGCGCCCGAAGAAAAGAAGTACGACCGTCCCGTAGTCCCGGTCAAAGGCGAGCCCCATGGTCGGGCAGAGGAACCGTCATCGTTCTCGTTGCCCACCGGGCTCGGGCTCGGCGCTGCCCTCGTACTGGCCGTTCTGATCCTGGCGGCTCCGTGGTGGCGCACAGGTGCGCGGCGACGAGCTCGCCAACGGTAG
- a CDS encoding glycoside hydrolase family 10 protein codes for MPAAAPPAPPAHRRRTQALVAVVAALAVAVGVGAWSQRDRVVGDRGAPEPGHAAAFGAAGGTPSCAGRPARAPRELRGMWITTVNNIDWPSRRGLPADTVRAEFRGWLDLAVRRNHNAVFVHVRPSGDALWPSRYAPWSEWLTGRRDGRDPGWDPMEFMVAEAHARNLEFHAWFNPYRGGQPATVGGPGPRLDQLAPTHPLRWHRDWVVTYPSADRPGSRLYFNPGVPEARKFVEDSMLEAVQRYDVDGVHFDDFFYPYPEAGQDFPDGAAFARYGRRFADKHAWRRDNVNTLVREMSERIKAVKPWVKFGISPFGIWRNKRTDPAGSATAGLQSYDDIYADTRLWVREQWLDYVVPQLYWHIGFGKADYAKLLPWWAATVRGTRVQLYIGQADYRVGERGAWRDPAELDRQLALNRRHGVSGSVHFSARQVRADKLGAVSRYSGAHYAGPALVPAMAQLPAAPPAAPAVTGARREDAGGVVLTWRGDGAASFAVYRVDGNAARLIGTTRGTGWVDPTAPADRPLSYCVSGLDRSGNEGQLSARMSVAAQ; via the coding sequence ATGCCCGCCGCCGCTCCGCCCGCTCCCCCCGCCCACCGCCGTCGTACCCAGGCGCTCGTCGCGGTGGTCGCCGCGCTCGCCGTGGCGGTCGGGGTCGGCGCCTGGTCGCAGCGGGATCGCGTTGTTGGCGACCGTGGTGCACCGGAGCCGGGCCACGCGGCCGCCTTCGGCGCGGCGGGCGGCACCCCCAGCTGCGCCGGCCGGCCGGCCCGGGCGCCCCGCGAGCTGCGCGGCATGTGGATCACGACGGTGAACAACATCGACTGGCCGAGCCGGCGCGGACTGCCGGCCGACACGGTGCGGGCGGAGTTCCGGGGCTGGCTGGACCTGGCCGTGCGGCGGAACCACAACGCGGTCTTCGTGCACGTGCGGCCGAGCGGGGACGCGCTCTGGCCGTCCAGGTACGCGCCGTGGTCGGAGTGGCTGACCGGGCGACGCGACGGCCGCGACCCGGGCTGGGACCCGATGGAGTTCATGGTCGCCGAGGCGCACGCCCGCAACCTGGAGTTCCATGCCTGGTTCAACCCGTACCGGGGCGGGCAGCCGGCCACGGTGGGCGGGCCCGGCCCCAGGCTGGACCAGCTCGCGCCGACACACCCGCTGCGGTGGCACCGCGACTGGGTGGTGACCTATCCCAGCGCCGACCGCCCAGGCAGCCGCCTCTACTTCAACCCGGGCGTCCCCGAGGCGCGCAAGTTCGTCGAGGACTCGATGCTGGAGGCGGTCCAGCGGTACGACGTCGACGGGGTCCATTTCGACGACTTCTTCTACCCGTACCCGGAGGCCGGGCAGGACTTCCCGGACGGCGCGGCGTTCGCCCGGTACGGCCGGCGGTTCGCGGACAAGCACGCCTGGCGCCGGGACAACGTGAACACGCTGGTCCGCGAGATGAGCGAGCGGATCAAGGCGGTCAAGCCGTGGGTGAAGTTCGGCATCAGCCCGTTCGGCATCTGGCGCAACAAGCGCACCGACCCGGCCGGCTCGGCGACCGCGGGTCTGCAGAGCTACGACGACATCTACGCCGACACCCGACTCTGGGTCCGGGAGCAGTGGCTGGACTACGTCGTGCCGCAGCTGTACTGGCACATCGGGTTCGGCAAGGCCGACTACGCCAAGTTGCTGCCGTGGTGGGCGGCCACGGTGAGGGGCACCCGGGTGCAGCTCTACATCGGCCAGGCCGACTATCGGGTGGGCGAGCGCGGCGCCTGGCGCGATCCGGCCGAGCTGGACCGCCAGCTCGCCCTCAACCGGCGGCACGGGGTGAGCGGGAGCGTGCACTTCAGCGCCAGGCAGGTGCGCGCCGACAAGCTCGGGGCGGTCAGCCGGTACAGCGGGGCGCACTACGCCGGCCCGGCGCTGGTGCCCGCGATGGCGCAGCTACCAGCGGCGCCGCCGGCCGCACCCGCGGTCACCGGCGCGCGGCGCGAGGACGCCGGCGGGGTGGTGCTGACCTGGCGCGGGGACGGCGCCGCGAGCTTCGCCGTCTACCGCGTGGACGGCAACGCGGCCCGGCTCATCGGCACCACCCGGGGTACCGGTTGGGTCGACCCCACCGCCCCGGCTGACCGCCCGCTCTCCTACTGCGTGTCCGGACTGGATCGCAGCGGGAACGAGGGCCAACTCAGCGCGCGGATGTCCGTCGCCGCGCAGTAA
- a CDS encoding SLC13 family permease produces METVGEPPSAAPDRSRWGRLHVLDWIAIGLAVAGVLCVLTGLLPRPDAEATVRRIVPILIFIGTVVVLAELTAVAGVFDALAARVAIAARGSYRALFWLCVAFASVTTIALNLDTTAVLLTPVMIALARKLGVPPTPLAMTTVWLANTASLLLPVSNLTNILASVRIGLDPLPWAARLWWPQLVAIVITMLLLWWWYWRPARAGADPFVPPPPHVPPDPVLYRTALGACLLFIAGILAGVEIGLASGVAAAILVAGFAIRARHSLRPALIPWRLLVFIIGLFLVVQTIGRHGLDTVMGALIGGDPGAEGALRAGGVGALFANVVNNLPAYVAGEAVIAPANHTQLLALLIGTNVGPLATPWASLATLIWYERCRAAGVAVPLGRFVATSAALAALATAATVAALLLTP; encoded by the coding sequence GTGGAGACTGTCGGCGAGCCGCCGTCCGCCGCGCCGGACCGATCCCGCTGGGGCCGGCTGCACGTACTGGACTGGATCGCGATCGGGCTCGCCGTCGCCGGGGTGCTCTGCGTCCTCACCGGACTCCTCCCCCGCCCGGACGCCGAGGCCACCGTACGCCGGATCGTGCCGATCCTGATCTTCATCGGCACCGTGGTGGTGCTGGCCGAGCTGACCGCCGTGGCCGGGGTCTTCGACGCCCTCGCCGCCCGGGTGGCGATCGCCGCCCGGGGCAGCTACCGGGCGCTGTTCTGGCTCTGCGTCGCCTTCGCGTCGGTCACCACCATCGCGCTCAACCTGGACACCACCGCGGTGCTGCTCACCCCGGTGATGATCGCTCTGGCCCGCAAGCTCGGCGTGCCGCCGACGCCGCTGGCGATGACCACGGTCTGGCTGGCCAACACGGCGAGCCTGCTGCTGCCGGTGTCCAACCTGACCAACATCCTGGCCAGCGTCCGGATCGGGCTGGACCCGCTGCCGTGGGCCGCCCGGCTGTGGTGGCCGCAGCTGGTGGCCATCGTCATCACCATGCTGCTGCTCTGGTGGTGGTACTGGCGGCCGGCCCGGGCCGGCGCGGACCCATTCGTCCCGCCGCCCCCGCACGTGCCGCCCGACCCGGTGCTCTACCGCACCGCGCTGGGTGCCTGCCTGCTCTTCATCGCCGGCATCCTGGCCGGCGTCGAGATCGGACTCGCCTCCGGGGTGGCCGCCGCGATCCTGGTGGCCGGCTTCGCGATCCGGGCGCGGCACAGCCTGCGCCCGGCCCTGATCCCGTGGCGGCTGCTGGTCTTCATCATCGGGCTGTTCCTGGTGGTGCAGACCATCGGCCGGCACGGACTGGACACGGTGATGGGCGCGCTGATCGGCGGCGACCCGGGCGCCGAGGGGGCCTTGCGGGCCGGCGGCGTCGGCGCCCTCTTCGCCAACGTGGTCAACAACCTGCCCGCGTACGTCGCCGGCGAGGCGGTCATCGCGCCGGCCAACCACACCCAGCTGCTGGCCCTGCTGATCGGCACGAACGTCGGCCCCCTCGCGACGCCGTGGGCCTCGCTGGCCACCCTGATCTGGTACGAGCGCTGCCGCGCCGCCGGGGTCGCGGTGCCGCTGGGCCGCTTCGTCGCCACCAGCGCCGCCCTCGCCGCGCTGGCCACCGCCGCCACCGTCGCCGCCCTCCTGCTCACCCCGTAG